TCTGCTGGCAAAACGCGCAGAAAGTTGCCGTGGCCGTTTGTGCATGGTGACAATGTGGCATGGATCCCGTGGCCGAGCTGTTCCCTCGATCGAGTGAGATCGCGGCCGCGATGATCACCCGCTGCGCCGCCGAGATCCCCGAATACCGGCTGCTGCCCGAGCGTCCTGGAGGGCGACCTCGTCGCCAACGCGACCGCCGTGTTCGAGCTGTTCCTGACCACGGTCGCCGAGGACCGGCGACCGACCGAGGACGAGCTGGCGCTCCCGATCGCATGGGGTGCCGAGCGCGCGCGGGACGGCCTGCCGCTCGAAGCGGTGCTGAAGATCTACCCCCTCGCGGCCGGTGTCGCGTGGGAGCTGGTCGCCCGCACCGGTGACCCGGCCGTGCTCGGCACGCGGATGCTGGACTTCCTCGGCGAGGTGATGCCGCGCGTCGCGTCGGCGTACCTGCGCGAGCGCGACGACCTCGACTGGGAGCAGCGGGAGGACCGCCAGAACCTCGCGGCCAGCCTGCTCGCCGGCCGTCCGGTGCGGCACCGCGAGCCGGCGCCGGCCTACGACGTCGTGGTGTTCCACCTGCCCCTGCTGCCCACGTCGTCGGGATCCCGTGAGGCGACGGACCTCTTCCGCGCCGTCCGGTCCGATTTGGACGGTCAGGACGGCGTCCTGGTGACGTTCAAGGGCGACGGCGGTGTGCTGCTGGTACCTTCTTCGTCCTCAGTGGACACGGTGGCGGCGCGGGTGGATCGCATCTGCGGCCGTCCCTGCGCCGCCGCGGCGGCGCACGCGCGAACGCCGGCGGACATTCCCGCCGCGCACTCCGAAGCCGTGGAAATCCTTGCGCTGGCGGAGAGCCTGCGCCGTCCGCCGCGGTTGTACCGGCTGGCCGACCTGGCGATCGAATACCAGCTCGCCCAGCCGAGCCCGGCCAGGGAAGCGCTCGCCGCGGTTCTGTCGCCGCTGGAAGACCACCCGCATCTGATCGACGCCTTGCGCGCGTTCGTCACGTCGGGCTACAACCGCGGCGAAGCGGCGACGGCGTTGAACATCCACCGCAACACCCTGACGTACCGCCTGGGCCGGATCCAGCTGATCACGGGTTACGACGCGACGCGGCCCGCGGACGCCCGGCACCTGGCCGCGGCGATGACGGCTTACGACATCAGCCGCCGGAACGGGTGAATTCCACGGGATAACGCTTGCGTCGCGTTCTCGGGAATCCGTTGCGGATCCGGCCGGGCGGCCGATTCCAGGGGGCGGAGACGGAAGAAGGTGATCCCGTGAAAGCCGCCGGAATTCTCGTCGCCGCCCTGATCTCGGCGAGCGTCGCCGCTTGTGGCACGCCGGTCGTCGGCGTGCCGGTGCCGGTCGCCGCGCCGCCGGCCACCAGCACGACCGTGGTCGCCGTACCCGCGGCGCCGCAAACCGTTTACGTGCAGCAGCCACCCGCGTACGTCGCGCCGGGGGACACCGCCGAGGCGCGCACGGTCGTCGCGTACTACGACGCCATCAACCGCCGCGACTTCGCCACGGCGTGGTCGCTCGGCGGCAGCCGCATCGCCGGCGGCGGCGGGTACACCCGGTACGTCGACGGTTTCGCGACGACGTCCTGGGACACGGTGACCGTCACGGACGTCCGGGGCAGCACGGTCTCGGTCGTGCTGTCCGCCGTCCAGACCGACGGCAGCACGCGGACTTTTTCCGGCACCTACACCGTTTCCGGCGGTGTCATCACCGGCAGCCACATGACCCGGACGAAATGAGCCAGCCCATGCGTCCTTTCCGCGCCACCGCCGCGGTTTCCGCCGTGCTCGCCCTCGCCGCGTGCGGGACGCCCGTCGCCGGCCACGCCGTCCCCGCGGGGATCCAGACGGTGGTCACCACGGCACCGGCCACGCCGACCGTCACGGTGCCACCCCCGCCGACGCGGACGGTGGTCGTGCCGACGACCGCCGTGGCTCCACCGCGGGCGGACGTTCCCGCGAGCAGCCAGTGGTACGCCCAGCCGAGCTGGATCCACGCCCAGCCCTGGATCACCATCACCCCCGCGGCCGGGCAGACGCCGTGCCAGTGGCTCTACTCCAGCGGTTACACCTACGCGCAGGCCTTCGCGGCCTGGGCGCAGAACGGCTACCCGGCGAGCT
This genomic window from Amycolatopsis mongoliensis contains:
- a CDS encoding PucR family transcriptional regulator, translated to MFELFLTTVAEDRRPTEDELALPIAWGAERARDGLPLEAVLKIYPLAAGVAWELVARTGDPAVLGTRMLDFLGEVMPRVASAYLRERDDLDWEQREDRQNLAASLLAGRPVRHREPAPAYDVVVFHLPLLPTSSGSREATDLFRAVRSDLDGQDGVLVTFKGDGGVLLVPSSSSVDTVAARVDRICGRPCAAAAAHARTPADIPAAHSEAVEILALAESLRRPPRLYRLADLAIEYQLAQPSPAREALAAVLSPLEDHPHLIDALRAFVTSGYNRGEAATALNIHRNTLTYRLGRIQLITGYDATRPADARHLAAAMTAYDISRRNG